The stretch of DNA ATCTTCCATTGGACTTCTTATCCCTTTCAACAATTCCACATCAAACACTTCCATCGTCGTCTCCTCCAAAACCGCGACTTTCACTATCGATGGTAAATCCACGTACTCACCGCTTCTTCCATTCTTGCCAGGTTTCTTGCCGATCAAGATTTCCAAAAGTAGTATACCGAACGCATAAACGTCGGTCCGAGAGTTGCATTTCTTCATTCTTTGAAGCTCTGGTGCCTTGTAGCCGTCGATCTTGGCAACTGCCACCATTTCGTCGGCTATGGATGGGATCATTAGTTTGTCGAGGCCGAAATCGGTGAGCCTGGCTACGAAGAAGTCATCGACAAGTACGTTCTTGGATCTTACGTTTGCATGAGTGATGGGAACGTCGAGTCCTGTGTGAAGATATGCTAGTCCTCTTGCTATACCTAATGCAATCTTGTGTCTCCTAGCCCAATTCAACACTGGTTTTCCTGCTTTAATTTCTGTAGAAAATCAAAATCACAACATAATGATCAATTGCAAGCAACAATGTTAATGTTCAAATCACTAAAACCAAACAGATACTCAAGTTCATGGGTGCCACATCGAGATTCAAACCATGAATCAGAAGTCCAAATTTTTGAATTGTGAATTGATTCTGATTATAAATCGTGCAATATATTACCAATAAAAATATGGCAATTTTAAGTAAAAACAACATATATgaatctcaaaataatttaagattcAAGTCATAAATCAAACGGCAAAAGAAAAGTGGTTAGTTATAGAAAGTTGACAAAAAGGTGGCCATCTACAATAAGTTTAGGTAGTAATTCATCCTAGTAAATCGGGATTCATTGGAGTGAATTGGGATTCATCATAATGAATCAGGATTCAAGATGACATTCATACCCAAATAAATACACACTAAAGATTTTTTTCAGTTTAGTTCAGTTTTGTATTGAATCAAGAACTCGCATGTACCGTAACATTTTGATAACCATGTTCAAGTTCACTCATTCAAATTTTCATTATCATCTCAACCTTGTTTGATCTCCAAGAAAGTTAAACACATCACAGCAGGATAACTTCCAGTTGTGGCATATCATAATGGTGACACCACTTATAGCCTTCACATATATATTCATATGAGAATGATACCACCATCAAAATGATGCGTCCGACACGCGGTTGCAAAGACATCATAAACCATGGTTGTTTAGGTATTTGCACTGCAAGTGTTGTTTCTTATTTCCTTAAGCAAAATAGTTATCAGCAATTTTATTCAAGTTTTCATTCAAAGGGTTACTGCAGTTTTCAGTTTGAAgaaatattaatcaaatcaCACTAACAAACTACAAAATGAATTTCAATATGGAATTAATCAAATTATGACAACGGTTATAAATGATTTGAAAGTAATATAAAATGCCGTATCTGTAATCATGTGAGTGAAAGATAAAAaccaataaaatgaaaaaagcaTTAAGAGAGGGTTAAAATATTGAACAAACCATGCAAAAGATCATGAAGAGTTCTGAGAGGCAAATAGTCATAAATAAGCAACTTCTCCCCTCTTTTCCCTTGATAAAAAGCTCTCAAAGGAATCAAATTCTCATGTCTAATTTTCCCCAACTGCTTTATAACCGACAAACACGAATTCCTATCCTTGCAAGTACCTTCCCTCAACAACCTCAAAGCAATTGTTCCACCATCAGCAAGTTTTGCCTTATAAGCTGTTCCATAACATGTCTTCTCCATAACTTGTCCGGTCGCATTCAACACATCATCTAATGTCAAATTCTCACCACCAGGGAATAACATAAGCTTcccttcaccaccaccaccGCCGCCACCgttttcttcatcttcttctaatTCATCATTCAACTCATCTTCACTCTCACCACttccttttttcttcttgttttgcatataaccaatcaACAATGAAGCCAAAACAACAGCACCTGTCATAAGACTAATAACAATACCAGCAACAGCACCAGAACTCAATGATGAAGAATTCTTAACACAACTTGGCAAAGGTGAACCACACAAATCAGGACTATTACCTTCAAAAGCATCAACACCAAATTTTGATCCATCAAACAAAGGCAAAACCCCACTAAAGTTATTGTGAGAAAGATTCAATTTTTCTAGCCTAAGAACAGTTAAACCCTGTGGAATTGTACCAGTGAACATGTTCTCACCTAAATCAAGCTCTTTTAACCCACCAAAATTTGTAACAAAAATAGGGAAATCACCAGAAAATTTGTTGCTACCCAAATCAAGAAACTGCAAAAATTTACAAGATGAGTTAGGCAATGCAGGTTCTGAAACAGACCCTGATAATGAATTACCATGAATCTTAAGAGAAACAAGTTTGTCACACAAGTTCCAAATAGAAGGTGGAATATCACCAGTCAAAACATTGTGACTCAAATCAATGTCTAAAAGAGAAGAAGCATAGCCAAGTTCAAGAGGAATGGTTCCACTCAATGAATTGATGTTAAGGTAAAGACTTTGAAGCATAGGAAACTGACCAATCTCTCTAGGGAGAGAACCAGAGAGATTTGCTGAAGGGAGCTGGAGAGAGAACAAGTGCAAAAAAGGGTCTTTGAAAAGTGAAAGATTGGTCCATTGTGGTGAAGACAAATCATTGCATGAAAGAGATGAACCATTTGTGAATACCCATTTGAGTCCTCTCCATTGACAAAGTGGTGTTGAAGTGTTCCATGATGATAAAACAAGGTTTTCAGTGTTGCCTTGAAGTAAAGGTTTGATTTTTATCAAGAGAAGTTCAACATCAGAGGAAGTAGAAGGAGATAAAGATTTTGTAGAGGctttgatgaagaagaagaagaagaagaagatgaacatgGGAATGTAGAGAGAGAAAAGGTTTTTGAGAGAAGCCATGAAGTAGtagtagagagagagagagagaagggaA from Cicer arietinum cultivar CDC Frontier isolate Library 1 chromosome 3, Cicar.CDCFrontier_v2.0, whole genome shotgun sequence encodes:
- the LOC101497846 gene encoding putative kinase-like protein TMKL1, which gives rise to MASLKNLFSLYIPMFIFFFFFFFIKASTKSLSPSTSSDVELLLIKIKPLLQGNTENLVLSSWNTSTPLCQWRGLKWVFTNGSSLSCNDLSSPQWTNLSLFKDPFLHLFSLQLPSANLSGSLPREIGQFPMLQSLYLNINSLSGTIPLELGYASSLLDIDLSHNVLTGDIPPSIWNLCDKLVSLKIHGNSLSGSVSEPALPNSSCKFLQFLDLGSNKFSGDFPIFVTNFGGLKELDLGENMFTGTIPQGLTVLRLEKLNLSHNNFSGVLPLFDGSKFGVDAFEGNSPDLCGSPLPSCVKNSSSLSSGAVAGIVISLMTGAVVLASLLIGYMQNKKKKGSGESEDELNDELEEDEENGGGGGGGEGKLMLFPGGENLTLDDVLNATGQVMEKTCYGTAYKAKLADGGTIALRLLREGTCKDRNSCLSVIKQLGKIRHENLIPLRAFYQGKRGEKLLIYDYLPLRTLHDLLHEIKAGKPVLNWARRHKIALGIARGLAYLHTGLDVPITHANVRSKNVLVDDFFVARLTDFGLDKLMIPSIADEMVAVAKIDGYKAPELQRMKKCNSRTDVYAFGILLLEILIGKKPGKNGRSGEYVDLPSIVKVAVLEETTMEVFDVELLKGIRSPMEDGLVQALKLAMGCCAPVASVRPSMDEVVRQLEENRPRNRSALYSPTETRSGSITPF